AGAGCGGCCCGGATACTCTGACCCATACAGGAACAGCCTGCAGGCCCAATCATGCCCCTACGAAGGCGACATCGTTGCTACTTATGCGGAAACAGTCCTGTAACGGGGACACGCGGCGCCGACCCCTGCGTCCCTCAACAGCAGCACCCCTTAAGGTGCCGAGACCTGAGGGCGAGGCAGTTGAGCACAGACACCAAGGGCCGAATATCTCAGGGACATGCCCGTTCTCGTCCACCCATTAAGGTTCTTTCCAGTAGATTCCCAAGAACCTCCATCCACGCCCGAACTTGGAtttggagcagggagagaggagtgaGGGGAACAGTCCGATGCGGGAGGGTGCCCGCGCCACCTGCACGATCCCTTCTGGGGATCCGCCCAGCTGCCCGGGTGCAGACACGGGAACGGGGGCGTCCCGGGGAAGGGCGCGCGCTCCCCGGGCCGGGCAGGTGCCCGCGCCCCCTCCGGGCTCCCCGTGTGGGATCGGCCCAGCCGCCCTCGGGCAGACCACCCAGCCGGGCGCGCGCTCCCGGGGCCAGGCAGGTGCCCGCCGCCCCCTCAGGGCTCCCCGAGTGCGATCGGCCGGAGCAGGGGCGTCCCGGAGACGCGCGCGCGCTCCCCGGGCCGGGCAGGTGCCCGCCGCCCCTTCCGGGCTCCACACGTGGCATCGGCCCAGCCGCCCGCGAGCAGAGACCCGGGGCCCGGGCATCCCGGAGACGCGCGCGCGCTCCCCGGGCCCGGCAGGTGCCCGCGCCCGCGTAGGGAGGGGTCGCGGGGAGCCCCGCCCAGGTGCCGAGCCccgcggtggggggtggggggtggggcggcgcGCGGTAACCCGGaagtggcggcggcggcgggcgcgcgggggcgggggcggcgcgcTGGAGCcatggccgccgccgccgccgccgccgccggcttTGTGTGCCGCGCGCGGGCCCCGGCCGCCCGCCCCTCGCCCCGGCCGCGGGGCCGCCGCTGACCCGCCCCGGCTCCGagcgccgcgccccgccccctcccgccccctcccgccccacgcCTCCTGCCGCCGTGCGGGCGGGCCGCAGCCGCCCTCCGCGCTCGCTCGCCCGCGCCctcgcccgcgcccgcgcccgcccgcccgcctgcccggccgccgccgccgccgccgccgccggcggGCTCCCGGCCGCCCGATGCCCGAGCCCGGCCCCAGGATGAACGGCTTCTCGCTGGGCGAGCTGTGCTGGCTCTTCTGCTGCCCGCCCTGCCCGAGCCGCATCGCCGCCAAGCTGGCCTTCCTGCCGCCCGAGCCCACCTACACGGTGCTGGCGCCCGAGCAGCGCGGCCCCGGCGCCCCGGCCCCGGcctcctcctccgccgccgccgccgccgccgccgccggggcccagcccgcgccgccgccgcccgagGACGGCGCGGGCCCCGGCGCCTGCAGCCTGCACCTGAGCGAGCGCGCCGACTGGCAGTACTCGCAGCGCGAGCTGGACGCCGTCGAGGTCTTCTTCTCGCGCACCGCCCGGGACAACCGGCTGGGCTGCATGTTCGTGCGCTGCGCGCCCTCCAGCCGCTACACGCTGCTGTTCTCGCACGGCAACGCGGTGGACCTGGGCCAGATGTGCAGCTTCTACATTGGCCTGGGCTCGCGCATCAACTGCAACATCTTCTCCTACGACTACTCGGGCTACGGCGTCAGCTCGGGCAAGCCCTCCGAGAAGAACCTGTACGCCGACATCGACGCCGCCTGGCAGGCGCTGCGCACCCGGTGAGCccgcgggggggcgggggaggaggcgggcgggggggggatcccccggccccccacccccccgcaccTCTCCGGGGTCCCCACCCTCGCCGGccgcgcgggggtgggggggggtggggccgggTGGGTTCGCCTGCCCCCTCCGCCCCTGGCCTTCCCGCTCCCCAAACGCCGCCGGGAGCGCGGATCCCGGGGCTTTGCCCGCTCAGGCACGCCTGGGTGCCGCCGGCCCGGGGCCCTCGTGGCTCCGGTCACCGCCCGCGGCGGCCTGGGGGCGCCGCGGGGCCCGGGCAGGAACAACTTGGTTCGCGCCGAGTTTGTGCGAGCTGGCGGCCGGCGACCGAAGGTCGTCACACCGCAGTGACCTTGGGCCAGGCGCGGGGGCCGCCAGACCCCGGTCTCAGGCCCGGAACCATCCGGGGGCGACACGGGATGGCTTCCAAAGACTTTCCCGTCGTCGGGTGCTCCGAGGGGCCACGTGTGGGCAGCCCTGGAGGTGGCCAGCCCTGGAAGTGGCCGGAGGGGCGGAGTGGGAAGTTAGCCTCCCGGCCAGGAGCTTAGCTGGCAGCCTGTGGGCCTCGCACCTCACAGAGCCTCAGGAACAGGCCCAAGATGAGTTTGAATCTTCTGGGATGGGGTTTGGGAATCACTTGACCTTGAGTTAGCATTCACAGAAGGACTGGGAAGTAGGTATGGAGGCGGGGCCTTTGGTGGACCAGGCCCAAACCCGGGtagtggtgctctggtgagacaGCACTCAGAAAACTTGAGGTCTGTTCTCCGCGTGGGCACGTGTCTGGCAGGTGGGCCAGTCACGTCGCCCGCTGTGCTCTAGCTGTGGTGTGTGTGACTTTTCGCCCACCCACCCCGGAGCCATGATGGTGACAATACTTGGGATCCTGTCTATCATGTCACCTGGTTTCCTCCCCCGGAAAGAGTCCCCAGGGTACATGCAGTTGGCCCTGTTATGGCGATGGGCACTTGATCTAAAATGTCTTTGCTTGGCTTATGCAGGTGGCCGACAGGAGTGAGTTCTGTCTCCTTTCCTGTTCCTGCCATGCTCATAAATTACCCTCTGCCTTTCTGGGAAAACAGCTTGTCCGACAGAAGAACATTTCAGATGCTAATTTGTGTTCCCCTGGAGTCTTGAAGGACTTCTCTTGGCTGATAGTTTTTCAAAAATGACTTGGGCGGAGGAGAATGTATCGTACGTAGATACACTGAGTCGGGATCCGCGGTGGTTGAGAGCCACCTGTTCCTGGAAGGGGTTGCAAAACAGCGTGTCCTACACAGGCAATACATTGCTACAGTGTGCTGTTGGTAAAGTCGTAAGCATAAGGGTTGGCCTGAAGGCCGTAACAAACGAACCATTAAAGTCCTCCCTTGAGTATCAAGATGTTAGGAGCCCCCGTCCCTATTTGTGCCAAACTGCATTAGAACTAAAGCCCGTCAGATTCAAGGCTAGCCCTTTGCCCTGAGTATACAGGTGTGGCCGTGTTACCACATAGGCGACGTGTAGTTATTTCCTGGAGACTTTTGCCACGTTTAGTTTAATTAAAGGCACGGTTTCTGGATAAACATTCCGATGCGGTTTTGGATTATCTGACGATGGATCTACATTTTTCCCATGATTTATGTAATTTCATGCCACAATTCACGTCTGGATCGATTCACACTCCTGTAAAACGggttagaatttattttatttttttaatgtttatttatttatagagaaagagagggagcaagggagggacagagaaagagagagagaggatcccaagcaggctccacactgtcagcacagagcctgatgtggggcttgatgtcacaaccctgtgatcatgaccaagagtcggacgcttaaccgaccaagccccCCGAGGCGTCCCCAAAGTGGGTTAGAATTTAAAGGCTACGATGAGCGTCTTAGAGGTTGAAGAAACTTACGAATGATCTTGCCCTGGGCTTTTCAAGCCTCTTCGACAGTGGCCCCCCAGTAACAAATACTACACGTCAGGTCTCTATCGGGCGCACACAGGTAACGTCGGTACCTGTCTGTATCCGTTTACACCCGAAGTGTTTCACAAACCCCTGTTTTTTTCTGTGGGTGACGTACTTGGTATAACGTCTTCCATTTGATTTCATAGTAAAACAgtagcaacaaacaaacaagaaaagagtgCAGGTTGCTGGCCCCTGAATTTGTTTCCTACCTTCTGGCCATTGGTCTTGTGCCCACCTCGTCTGACGGAGGCCAGGGAAGGCCGTCGGACAGGGGACCAGTCTCTTGGCTGCTGGTTTAGTGCTCTTTCCACGATGCCATGCGGGCCTATTTATCGGGTTTCTCAAGAGGGGCGTGTATGTGTCTCACTCTGACAACTTAGGAGTGGCCCAATGCGGAAGCTGTTCGGTCCCTTAACGGCCTCCCGTCAGCGGCTCTCTCGTCCTCTGTGCTTCTCCGGCCCCAGGTGGGTTCCCGCAGGAGGACTGTAAGCCTGTAAGTCAGGTGTGCGCGTCCCGCTTGCTTCCCCTCAGTACCCGGCCCGGTGctggcctcccttctccctcctggcCTCCGGCCTCTCGAGTGTGCCCTCCTCCTGTGCCGGGAACACTCCATCCTGACAGGGTCCTGATTGGATCCGGAGACCCTTTGTGTCCCTGGGCACCTGGtacccagccctgcccttcccgTACTTTCTTACCACATCCTGTTACTTAACTGTATTCCCACCAAATTGGAAGTCTCTCGAGGGCAGGAGCTCTGTGTCCTCCTTATGCCCCACAATGCCTTAAAATAATGGcatacattaaatatttgtttaacgacggggcgcctgggtggctcagtcggttgagcaacttcagctcaggtcatgatctcatggtttatgagttcacgccctgcgttgggctctgtgctgatggctcagagcctggaggttgcttcaggctctgtctgtctgtctctctctctctctctgcccctccccaactcacactgtctctccccgtctctcaaaaagatgaataaatgttaaaaaaaattaaaaaaaaaatatttggttagTGAACGGCACATATGGGTGCCccataaatagataaatgggatGAATTCAGTTTTTCCTAGGTTGGACTCTTAGGAAAAGGAGTTGGGTTTAATTTTCCCTCCAAAGTTTTCACATCCAAGGGTACCACCGTAGGGGGTCGTACGACGTACACGCACTGTGTCCGTGACGTGGATGTCCTCGGGATGGCGAAGCGTCTGTGCGTTTTCTTCACCTGTATCCGCCCCCCGTGTGCGCTGTCCCGGGCTgcccagtgctgggctggggACTTCCCGCGTGGACACTGCCTTGGGCG
This region of Lynx canadensis isolate LIC74 chromosome B3, mLynCan4.pri.v2, whole genome shotgun sequence genomic DNA includes:
- the ABHD17C gene encoding alpha/beta hydrolase domain-containing protein 17C, whose product is MPEPGPRMNGFSLGELCWLFCCPPCPSRIAAKLAFLPPEPTYTVLAPEQRGPGAPAPASSSAAAAAAAAGAQPAPPPPEDGAGPGACSLHLSERADWQYSQRELDAVEVFFSRTARDNRLGCMFVRCAPSSRYTLLFSHGNAVDLGQMCSFYIGLGSRINCNIFSYDYSGYGVSSGKPSEKNLYADIDAAWQALRTRYGVSPENIILYGQSIGTVPTVDLASRYECAAVILHSPLMSGLRVAFPDTRKTYCFDAFPSIDKISKVTSPVLVIHGTEDEVIDFSHGLAMYERCPRAVEPLWVEGAGHNDIELYAQYLDRLKQFISHELPNS